A window from Sus scrofa isolate TJ Tabasco breed Duroc chromosome 2, Sscrofa11.1, whole genome shotgun sequence encodes these proteins:
- the SPRY4 gene encoding protein sprouty homolog 4, with translation MEPPIPQSVALTPSSVMVQPLLDSRMAHSRLQHPLTILPIDQMKTSHVENDYIDSPGLAPATGPKRTRSGAPELAPMPARCDQDATHHWISFSGRPSSVSSSSSTSSDQRLLDHMAPPPVADQASPRAVRIQPKVIHCKPLDLKGPAVPPELDKHFLLCEACGKCKCKECSSPRTLPSCWVCNQECLCSAQTLVNYGTCMCLVQGVFYHCTNEDDEGSCADHPCSCSRSNCCARWSFMGALSLVLPCLLCYLPATGCVKLAQRGYDRLRRPGCRCKHTNSVICKAAAGDAKASRPDKPF, from the coding sequence ATGGAGCCCCCAATCCCACAGAGCGTCGCCCTGACTCCCAGCTCGGTCATGGTCCAGCCCCTTCTGGACAGCCGTATGGCCCACAGCCGGCTCCAGCACCCGCTCACCATCCTCCCCATCGACCAGATGAAGACCAGCCACGTGGAGAACGACTACATAGACAGCCCTGGCTTGGCCCCCGCCACTGGCCCCAAGCGGACCCGGAGCGGAGCCCCGGAGCTGGCCCCGATGCCCGCCCGCTGTGACCAGGATGCCACCCACCACTGGATTTCCTTCAGCGGGCGCCCCAGCTCcgtgagcagcagcagcagcacgtCCTCCGACCAGCGCCTCTTGGACCACATGGCCCCACCGCCCGTGGCCGACCAGGCCTCCCCGAGGGCCGTGCGCATCCAGCCCAAGGTGATCCACTGCAAGCCGCTGGACCTCAAGGGCCCGGCCGTGCCCCCGGAGCTGGACAAGCACTTCTTGCTGTGCGAGGCCTGCGGCAAGTGCAAGTGCAAGGAGTGCTCGTCGCCCCGGACGTTGCCCTCCTGCTGGGTCTGCAACCAGGAGTGCCTGTGCTCCGCGCAGACCCTGGTCAACTACGGCACCTGCATGTGCCTCGTGCAGGGCGTCTTCTACCACTGCACCAACGAGGACGACGAGGGCTCCTGCGCCGACCACCCGTGCTCCTGCTCCCGCTCAAACTGCTGCGCCCGCTGGTCCTTCATGGGCGCCCTCTCCCTGGTGCTGCCCTGCCTGCTCTGCTACCTGCCCGCCACCGGCTGCGTGAAGCTGGCCCAGCGCGGCTACGACCGCCTGCGCCGCCCCGGGTGCCGCTGCAAGCACACGAACAGCGTCATCTGCAAGGCGGCCGCCGGGGACGCCAAGGCCAGCAGACCCGACAAGCCTTTCTGA